A window of Castanea sativa cultivar Marrone di Chiusa Pesio chromosome 1, ASM4071231v1 contains these coding sequences:
- the LOC142622196 gene encoding senescence-specific cysteine protease SAG39-like — MALTQQKKLITVMFFILETLISQAMCRTLLEDTLAERHEKWMVQYGRSYKDSVEKEKRFKIFKDNVEYIDKFNNEGNRTFKLSANVFADLTNEEFVASHTGYKISTQPSSLKAKSFKYENLTEIPMTMDWREKGAVTSIKNQGRCGCCWAFSAVAAVEGITQIKAGNLISLSEQQLVDCAVEGNYGCNGGWMDNAFRYIIKNQGLTTEEKYPYETMEGTCDNEKESIHVAQISAFEDVPSNNEEALLQAVANQPVSIALDGSGRNFQFYQGGVFMQECGTRLTHAVTAIGYGTSDDGTKYWLLKNSWGTRWGENGYMRIQRDTGAPGGLCGLAQKASYPVA; from the exons ATGGCTTTAACACagcaaaaaaaacttatcacaGTCATGTTTTTTATTCTAGAGACTTTGATATCCCAAGCCATGTGCCGCACTTTGCTTGAAGACACCCTTGCTGAGAGGCATGAGAAATGGATGGTTCAGTATGGACGCAGCTACAAAGATAGTGTAGAGAAGGAAAAGCGTTTCAAGATATTCAAGGACAACGTTGAATATATAGACAAATTCAATAATGAAGGGAATCGCACTTTCAAGCTAAGTGCCAACGTATTTGCAGACTTAACCAATGAAGAATTTGTTGCGTCTCATACTGGATACAAGATTTCCACCCAACCAAGTTCTCTCAAAGCGAAAAGTTTCAAGTATGAAAACCTTACAGAAATTCCAATGACTATGGattggagagagaaaggagCTGTTACCTCCATAAAGAACCAAGGCCGTTGTG GATGTTGCTGGGCCTTTTCAGCAGTGGCAGCCGTAGAAGGGATCACCCAAATCAAAGCTGGCAACTTGATCTCTTTGTCTGAGCAACAACTAGTGGACTGTGCTGTGGAAGGCAATTATGGCTGCAACGGTGGTTGGATGGATAatgcttttagatatataataaaaaaccaagGGCTCACTACTGAAGAAAAATACCCATATGAGACCATGGAAGGAACTTGTGACAATGAAAAGGAATCTATTCATGTAGCTCAAATAAGTGCATTTGAAGATGTACCTTCCAATAATGAGGAGGCATTACTACAGGCTGTGGCCAACCAACCAGTTTCAATTGCCCTCGATGGTTCTGGTCGTAATTTTCAATTCTATCAAGGCGGAGTTTTCATGCAAGAGTGTGGGACTCGTTTAACACATGCCGTTACTGCAATTGGGTATGGAACAAGTGATGATGGTACCAAGTACTGGTTATTGAAGAATTCGTGGGGCACCCGTTGGGGTGAGAATGGCTACATGCGGATTCAGAGAGACACCGGTGCTCCAGGAGGTCTTTGTGGCCTTGCCCAGAAAGCGTCCTATCCTGTTGCTTAG